The sequence below is a genomic window from Cobetia sp. cqz5-12.
GGGCGAGAGCGGGATTGGCATTCCCCGCGAATACCATCAGTTTTGACACGCGCAGCCACCTTTGGAGTCTTGTGGGATCTCGGGAGTGGAGAATTCCGGGTTGACCGGGAACGGCCAGGATTGGCTGGGGTACCAGGATTCGAACCTGGGAATGTCGGTACCAGAAACCGGTGCCTTACCACTTGGCGATACCCCAGCAACGTTCACTTCAACCAGTTGCTGTGCTCAGGCCGAAGCCAGAGCGGCATGTAGAGGGGAGATATTGCAACCGCGTGCCGAGAAGGCGTGCCACATCGGGCGCTCGAGTTCGAGTCGACCCAGCACCTCGCTGGCCTGTCGTGCGTCGTCAAACGCACAGAACACACAGGCGCCGGTGCCCGTCAGTCTGGCGGTGCCGAACTGGTCCAGCCAGTCCAGGGCGTCGGCGACTGCCGGGTACAAAGTGCGCACTACGACTTCACAGTCGTTGCGGCCCCCCTGCAGTGCGCGCGCCATACTAATCGCGAGGCTGGAACGTGTCAATTGCGGGTGGCCGAACACGGCGGGTGTCGCGACCTCGATTCCGGGGTGGATCACCACGAACCATGGGGTGTCCAGCGGGGCCGGCACCAGGCGTTCACCGATGCCTTCGGCCCAGGCGGCGAAGCCGCGCACGAAGACCGGCACATCCGCGCCAAGCGACAGGCCGAGCTCGGCAAGGGCATCTTCGCCAAGCTCGAGCCCCCAGAGTCTGTCCAGTGCCAGCAGGGTCGTGGCGGCGTCGCTGCTGCCGCCCCCCAGACCGCCGCCCATCGGCAGCACCTTCTCGAGTCGGATATCGACCCCCGGCAGGGCGCCTGTACTCGCCACCTTGCCACGGGCGACTGCCGCTTCTCTCAACAGGCGCGCGGCGCGCACGATCAGGTTGGCCTCTTCGGGCACACCTTCAATAGGCGGCGAGAGGCGGATGGCCTCATCGTCGCGCAGCGTGAAGCTGAGGTTGTCGCCGTGCTCGAGAAACTGGAACAGCGTCTGCAGCTCGTGATAGCCATCGGCGCGCTGGCCCGTGATATGCAGCATGCGGTTGAGCTTGGCCGGTGCCGGCAGGGTGAGAGTCATGGTCGATGCGAATGCGGATGCAGCTGTCGTCATGGAAGAAGGAGAAGGTGTCACGATCACAGCGCCTGCCAC
It includes:
- the ispE gene encoding 4-(cytidine 5'-diphospho)-2-C-methyl-D-erythritol kinase, producing the protein MTLTLPAPAKLNRMLHITGQRADGYHELQTLFQFLEHGDNLSFTLRDDEAIRLSPPIEGVPEEANLIVRAARLLREAAVARGKVASTGALPGVDIRLEKVLPMGGGLGGGSSDAATTLLALDRLWGLELGEDALAELGLSLGADVPVFVRGFAAWAEGIGERLVPAPLDTPWFVVIHPGIEVATPAVFGHPQLTRSSLAISMARALQGGRNDCEVVVRTLYPAVADALDWLDQFGTARLTGTGACVFCAFDDARQASEVLGRLELERPMWHAFSARGCNISPLHAALASA